Proteins from a single region of Nomia melanderi isolate GNS246 chromosome 9, iyNomMela1, whole genome shotgun sequence:
- the Rsod gene encoding uncharacterized protein Rsod isoform X2, translating into MNNILEKELIGPLDFPGNETGTVEVSGISLTGEMGLWGKGLILKDTYSARTICTSITVLEKNIEKFAEAHFYGPIAGTVWFRWLGGHARDNTTDTIIYADLYHVNKQKLQSVDYTEHYWKIYVTDIFDLGKDKSSCNILQTVFDPDNAGNGKAIGDIDMRLGKIKVATNHHKRYKTLYRDSELSLLPADLLGPHRLIYLVIFHPTHDDSFLVCTKINRWKTISTKTLISSHGIKGEVTLTQGTPFEPTWVNVSLTPVNDLETRLRYATKIKSYKIHELPAETAKTVSDTTEICKTTGKIYNPGKIDEATVPPAGFGTQDQYAIGDLSGKLQGRKEGSYHYDILSGSAKLSGIYWDTYLPLSGIHSVIHRGLVLHKYNETDNMSTIPWLCGILSPHLPDNSGQVPMITAQAIYRYPIVGRITFRQSQNNPQMDTTIIIEYLVHADGNALNNSASHRWMLHDNPPGKDYYNWTGRCLSTGDPYNPYKVEWDSKHSEYCSSAEVTCRVGDLTRHGTIDIAGRKLYASTLTRKLFTDTLLSLSGPNSIIGKSLVIYDDNGPRARGERLACSIISKVHRRKGVVKDWFGNGENISLRGKLEFIQQTEYDVTNGEIILDGLNGKMSGYHVHMTPVEPDLEFPCEGTSLYGHWNPFGVNVNSTPLSGEGTTDQYEMGDLSGKFGTLENRKRYTSAFNDTMLPLFGLRSVLGRSIVIHKKEKNLRWACSSIERGYSPSEASELRAIASFHHPQGFAYGYIKMTQLVHRDGSESETILEVKLHHPGKYDRNITKNHNWAIYVNPVGVDATVQIKDTRCVAGGYMWNPYFTQLADPLNDDLYRQECGPDLPLRCYLGDISGRLGPINIGLERQVFTDSNFPLGGSVSAVGRSIVIFDKNFGSNRFACANIEPDHDIVKYANIRKPPRFVVAQFLEDVRKVMGIPEWMLSIDNRKTKILHNGACIQFLLHFKGPLANKLEQDFNKLMSTGRLDAQSLYIPGYVPTKRKLTLGYRQCGSRDPNDKSSNFLLPNMCSQAIPQLILIVTIFIISNNIM; encoded by the exons ATGAACAATATCTTGGAAAAAG AATTAATTGGACCACTGGATTTTCCTGGAAACGAAACAGGAACAGTGGAAGTTTCTGGCATAAGTTTGACAGGAGAAATGGGTTTATGGGGCAAGGGTTTGATACTGAAGGATACATACTCAGCTAGGACAATTTGTACTTCAATTACg GTActggaaaaaaatatagaaaaatttgcaGAGGCACATTTTTATGGACCTATAGCTGGAACTGTTTGGTTTCGGTGGCTAGGTGGTCATGCTAGAGATAATACTACAGATACAATAATTTATGCAGACTTATATcatgttaataaacaaaaactaCAAAGTGTGGACTACACAGAACATTATTGGAAAATTTATGTAACTGATATTTTTGACCTTGGAAAAg ATAAGTCAAGTTGCAATATTCTACAAACTGTTTTTGACCCCGATAATGCTGGAAATGGGAAAGCTATTGGTGATATTGATATGCGTTTAGGCAAGATAAAAGTAGCTACTAATCATCATAAAaggtataaaactttatatagaGATTCAGAACTGTCTCTCCTACCTGCTGATTTACTTGGTCCTCATCGCCTCATATACTTAGTAATCTTTCATCCAACGCACGATGATTCCTTTTTAGTGTGTACCAAGATCAATCGTTGGAAAACTATTTCTACCAA AACTTTAATTAGTTCTCATGGTATAAAAGGAGAAGTGACACTGACTCAAGGAACTCCATTTGAGCCAACATGGGTTAATGTATCCTTAACACCTGTCAATGACTTAGAAACAAGATTACGGTATGCTACTAagataaaatcatataaaattcaTGAATTGCCTGCAGAAACAGCAAAAACAGTAAGTGACACTActgaaatatgtaaaacaaccggaaaaatatacaatccaggcaAAATTGATGAAGCAACAGTTCCACCAGCAG GATTTGGAACTCAAGATCAATATGCTATCGGTGACCTTTCGGGGAAACTTCAAGGTCGAAAAGAAGGATCATATCATTATGACATTTTATCGGGAAGTGCCAAACTTAGTGGTATTTATTGGGACACATATCTTCCACTTTCTGGAATTCACAGTGTAATTCATCGAGGTCTTGTTCTTCACAa GTATAATGAAACTGATAATATGAGTACAATACCTTGGCTATGTGGTATACTAAGTCCCCATTTACCGGATAATAGTGGACAAGTGCCAATGATAACAGCACAAGCAATATACAGGTATCCCATTGTTGGAAGAATAACTTTTCGCCAGTCACAAAATAATCCTCAAATGGATACGACTatcataattgaatatttagtacatGCAGATGGTAACGCATTAAACAACTCAGCATCACATAG ATGGATGCTTCATGATAACCCACCAGGAAAAGATTACTATAATTGGACAGGTAGATGCTTAAGTACAGGAGACCCTTACAATCCTTATAAA GTAGAGTGGGATTCAAAGCATTCCGAATATTGTTCATCAGCTGAAGTAACATGTAGAGTCGGAGATTTAACAAGACACGGTACAATTGATATTGCTGGTAGAAAACTTTATGCATCTACTttaactcgaaaactatttacgGATACACTGTTATCTTTATCTGGACCTAATAGTATAATAGGAAAAAGTTTGGTAATATATGATGATAATGGACCACGTGCAAGAGGAGAAAGATTAGCATGTTCAAT aattagtAAAGTACACCGTCGCAAAGGTGTGGTAAAAGATTGGTTTGGAAATGGAGAAAACATTTCATTAAGAGGGAAATTGGAATTTATACAACAAACCGAATATGATGTTACAAATGGAGAAATAATTCTTGATGgtttaaatggaaaaatgagTGGATATCATGTACACatg acTCCAGTAGAACCAGATTTAGAGTTTCCATGCGAAGGTACATCTTTATATGGACACTGGAATCCATTTGGTGTCAATGTAAATAGTACACCACTTTCTGGAGAAGGTACAACTGATCAATACGAAATGGGTGATCTTAGTGGCAAATTTGGAACTTTAGAAAACAGGAAAAGATATACATCAGCTTTTAATGATACAATGCTTCCTTTATTTGGATTAAGAAGTGTATTAGGTAGAAGCATAGTAAttcacaaaaaagaaaaaaatttaag GTGGGCATGCTCTTCTATAGAAAGGGGATATTCACCATCTGAAGCTAGTGAATTACGAGCCATTGCTTCCTTTCACCATCCACAAGGATTTGCATATGGATATATAAAAATG ACACAATTAGTACATCGAGATGGTAGTGAAAGTGAAACCATACTTGAAGTAAAACTTCATCATCCTGGTAAATACGACCGTAATATT ACAAAAAATCATAATTGGGCAATATATGTAAATCCGGTTGGTGTAGATGCAACTGTACAAATAAAAGATACTAGATGTGTGGCAGGCGGATATATGTGGAATCCCTACTTTACTCAGTTAGCTGATcctttaaat gaTGATCTATATAGACAAGAATGTGGTCCTGATTTACCATTAAGATGTTATCTTGGTGATATATCTGGCCGATTGGGTCCTATTAATATAGGATTAGAAAGACAAGTTTTTACAGATTCAAACTTCCCCTTAGGTGGTTCAGTATCTGCTGTGGGAAGATCTATCgttatttttgataaaaattttggaTCTAATAGATTTGCTTGTGCTAATATTGAACCTGACCatgatattgtaaaatatgcaaatataaGAAAACCACCACGTTTTGTAGT TGCTCAATTTTTGGAAGATGTACGGAAAGTTATGGGAATTCCTGAATGGATGTTATCTATCGACAATAGGAAAACTAAAATCTTACATAATGGAGCATGCATTcagtttttattacattttaaag GGCCACTTGCAAATAAACTAGAACAAGATTTTAACAAACTCATGTCTACTGGACGATTAGATGCACAAAGTCTATACATTCCAGGATATGTTCCTACAAAACGTAAATTAACTTTAGGATATCGCCAATGTGGGAGTCGAGATCCAAATGATAAAA GTTCTAATTTCTTACTCCCAAATATGTGTTCACAAGCAATACCACAACTGATTTTAATTgtaactatatttattataagcaacaatataatgtaa
- the Rsod gene encoding uncharacterized protein Rsod isoform X1, whose translation MWWFILISCFTVTHSLRLAAYISSGGLHGEIRFEKATETSVKVRFSLQPTLQYPDQQWYWSVTQFPVDYTSINNRCDEQYLGKSIIDFTELIGPLDFPGNETGTVEVSGISLTGEMGLWGKGLILKDTYSARTICTSITVLEKNIEKFAEAHFYGPIAGTVWFRWLGGHARDNTTDTIIYADLYHVNKQKLQSVDYTEHYWKIYVTDIFDLGKDKSSCNILQTVFDPDNAGNGKAIGDIDMRLGKIKVATNHHKRYKTLYRDSELSLLPADLLGPHRLIYLVIFHPTHDDSFLVCTKINRWKTISTKTLISSHGIKGEVTLTQGTPFEPTWVNVSLTPVNDLETRLRYATKIKSYKIHELPAETAKTVSDTTEICKTTGKIYNPGKIDEATVPPAGFGTQDQYAIGDLSGKLQGRKEGSYHYDILSGSAKLSGIYWDTYLPLSGIHSVIHRGLVLHKYNETDNMSTIPWLCGILSPHLPDNSGQVPMITAQAIYRYPIVGRITFRQSQNNPQMDTTIIIEYLVHADGNALNNSASHRWMLHDNPPGKDYYNWTGRCLSTGDPYNPYKVEWDSKHSEYCSSAEVTCRVGDLTRHGTIDIAGRKLYASTLTRKLFTDTLLSLSGPNSIIGKSLVIYDDNGPRARGERLACSIISKVHRRKGVVKDWFGNGENISLRGKLEFIQQTEYDVTNGEIILDGLNGKMSGYHVHMTPVEPDLEFPCEGTSLYGHWNPFGVNVNSTPLSGEGTTDQYEMGDLSGKFGTLENRKRYTSAFNDTMLPLFGLRSVLGRSIVIHKKEKNLRWACSSIERGYSPSEASELRAIASFHHPQGFAYGYIKMTQLVHRDGSESETILEVKLHHPGKYDRNITKNHNWAIYVNPVGVDATVQIKDTRCVAGGYMWNPYFTQLADPLNDDLYRQECGPDLPLRCYLGDISGRLGPINIGLERQVFTDSNFPLGGSVSAVGRSIVIFDKNFGSNRFACANIEPDHDIVKYANIRKPPRFVVAQFLEDVRKVMGIPEWMLSIDNRKTKILHNGACIQFLLHFKGPLANKLEQDFNKLMSTGRLDAQSLYIPGYVPTKRKLTLGYRQCGSRDPNDKSSNFLLPNMCSQAIPQLILIVTIFIISNNIM comes from the exons ATGTGGTGGTTTATCTTAATAAGTTGCT TTACTGTTACACATTCATTACGTCTCGCGGCATATATTTCGTCTGGCGGACTACATGGAGAAATTCGATTCGAAAAAGCTACGGAAACATCCGTTAAAGTTCGATTTTCTCTCCAACCTACTTTACAATACCCGGATCAACAATGGTATTGGTCAGTTACTCAATTTCCCGTTGATTATACATCTATAAATAATAGATGTGATGAACAATATCTTGGAAAAAG TATCATCGACTTTACAGAATTAATTGGACCACTGGATTTTCCTGGAAACGAAACAGGAACAGTGGAAGTTTCTGGCATAAGTTTGACAGGAGAAATGGGTTTATGGGGCAAGGGTTTGATACTGAAGGATACATACTCAGCTAGGACAATTTGTACTTCAATTACg GTActggaaaaaaatatagaaaaatttgcaGAGGCACATTTTTATGGACCTATAGCTGGAACTGTTTGGTTTCGGTGGCTAGGTGGTCATGCTAGAGATAATACTACAGATACAATAATTTATGCAGACTTATATcatgttaataaacaaaaactaCAAAGTGTGGACTACACAGAACATTATTGGAAAATTTATGTAACTGATATTTTTGACCTTGGAAAAg ATAAGTCAAGTTGCAATATTCTACAAACTGTTTTTGACCCCGATAATGCTGGAAATGGGAAAGCTATTGGTGATATTGATATGCGTTTAGGCAAGATAAAAGTAGCTACTAATCATCATAAAaggtataaaactttatatagaGATTCAGAACTGTCTCTCCTACCTGCTGATTTACTTGGTCCTCATCGCCTCATATACTTAGTAATCTTTCATCCAACGCACGATGATTCCTTTTTAGTGTGTACCAAGATCAATCGTTGGAAAACTATTTCTACCAA AACTTTAATTAGTTCTCATGGTATAAAAGGAGAAGTGACACTGACTCAAGGAACTCCATTTGAGCCAACATGGGTTAATGTATCCTTAACACCTGTCAATGACTTAGAAACAAGATTACGGTATGCTACTAagataaaatcatataaaattcaTGAATTGCCTGCAGAAACAGCAAAAACAGTAAGTGACACTActgaaatatgtaaaacaaccggaaaaatatacaatccaggcaAAATTGATGAAGCAACAGTTCCACCAGCAG GATTTGGAACTCAAGATCAATATGCTATCGGTGACCTTTCGGGGAAACTTCAAGGTCGAAAAGAAGGATCATATCATTATGACATTTTATCGGGAAGTGCCAAACTTAGTGGTATTTATTGGGACACATATCTTCCACTTTCTGGAATTCACAGTGTAATTCATCGAGGTCTTGTTCTTCACAa GTATAATGAAACTGATAATATGAGTACAATACCTTGGCTATGTGGTATACTAAGTCCCCATTTACCGGATAATAGTGGACAAGTGCCAATGATAACAGCACAAGCAATATACAGGTATCCCATTGTTGGAAGAATAACTTTTCGCCAGTCACAAAATAATCCTCAAATGGATACGACTatcataattgaatatttagtacatGCAGATGGTAACGCATTAAACAACTCAGCATCACATAG ATGGATGCTTCATGATAACCCACCAGGAAAAGATTACTATAATTGGACAGGTAGATGCTTAAGTACAGGAGACCCTTACAATCCTTATAAA GTAGAGTGGGATTCAAAGCATTCCGAATATTGTTCATCAGCTGAAGTAACATGTAGAGTCGGAGATTTAACAAGACACGGTACAATTGATATTGCTGGTAGAAAACTTTATGCATCTACTttaactcgaaaactatttacgGATACACTGTTATCTTTATCTGGACCTAATAGTATAATAGGAAAAAGTTTGGTAATATATGATGATAATGGACCACGTGCAAGAGGAGAAAGATTAGCATGTTCAAT aattagtAAAGTACACCGTCGCAAAGGTGTGGTAAAAGATTGGTTTGGAAATGGAGAAAACATTTCATTAAGAGGGAAATTGGAATTTATACAACAAACCGAATATGATGTTACAAATGGAGAAATAATTCTTGATGgtttaaatggaaaaatgagTGGATATCATGTACACatg acTCCAGTAGAACCAGATTTAGAGTTTCCATGCGAAGGTACATCTTTATATGGACACTGGAATCCATTTGGTGTCAATGTAAATAGTACACCACTTTCTGGAGAAGGTACAACTGATCAATACGAAATGGGTGATCTTAGTGGCAAATTTGGAACTTTAGAAAACAGGAAAAGATATACATCAGCTTTTAATGATACAATGCTTCCTTTATTTGGATTAAGAAGTGTATTAGGTAGAAGCATAGTAAttcacaaaaaagaaaaaaatttaag GTGGGCATGCTCTTCTATAGAAAGGGGATATTCACCATCTGAAGCTAGTGAATTACGAGCCATTGCTTCCTTTCACCATCCACAAGGATTTGCATATGGATATATAAAAATG ACACAATTAGTACATCGAGATGGTAGTGAAAGTGAAACCATACTTGAAGTAAAACTTCATCATCCTGGTAAATACGACCGTAATATT ACAAAAAATCATAATTGGGCAATATATGTAAATCCGGTTGGTGTAGATGCAACTGTACAAATAAAAGATACTAGATGTGTGGCAGGCGGATATATGTGGAATCCCTACTTTACTCAGTTAGCTGATcctttaaat gaTGATCTATATAGACAAGAATGTGGTCCTGATTTACCATTAAGATGTTATCTTGGTGATATATCTGGCCGATTGGGTCCTATTAATATAGGATTAGAAAGACAAGTTTTTACAGATTCAAACTTCCCCTTAGGTGGTTCAGTATCTGCTGTGGGAAGATCTATCgttatttttgataaaaattttggaTCTAATAGATTTGCTTGTGCTAATATTGAACCTGACCatgatattgtaaaatatgcaaatataaGAAAACCACCACGTTTTGTAGT TGCTCAATTTTTGGAAGATGTACGGAAAGTTATGGGAATTCCTGAATGGATGTTATCTATCGACAATAGGAAAACTAAAATCTTACATAATGGAGCATGCATTcagtttttattacattttaaag GGCCACTTGCAAATAAACTAGAACAAGATTTTAACAAACTCATGTCTACTGGACGATTAGATGCACAAAGTCTATACATTCCAGGATATGTTCCTACAAAACGTAAATTAACTTTAGGATATCGCCAATGTGGGAGTCGAGATCCAAATGATAAAA GTTCTAATTTCTTACTCCCAAATATGTGTTCACAAGCAATACCACAACTGATTTTAATTgtaactatatttattataagcaacaatataatgtaa
- the Mlc2 gene encoding myosin regulatory light chain 2, whose product MADKEKKKKTKKKEEPAAAPPPEPEPAPAEEKPPTPTSTPKESGSTRASSRGSRKAKRTGSSVFSMFTQKQVAEFKEAFQLMDADKDGIIGKNDLRACFDSVGRLVTDKELDDMLSEAPGPINFTQLLNLFATRMSGSGADDDETVIAAFSTFDVDGKIDGERLRHALMTYGDKFSAKEVNDAYDNMYIDDKGFIDTQSLIAMLTGTGDEEED is encoded by the exons ATG GCGgataaggaaaagaagaagaagaccaAAAAGAAGGAGGAGCCAGCAGCGGCTCCTCCACCGGAACCTGAACCAGCGCCGGCAGAAGAAAAACCACCAACTCCTACTAGTACACCAAAAGAATCTGGTTCGACTAGAGCAAGTAGTCGTGGTAGTCGAAAAGCGAAGCGCACTGGATCCAGTGTGTTCTCTATGTTCACTCAAAAACAGGTGGCTGAATTTAAAGAG GCATTCCAACTTATGGATGCAGATAAGGATGGTATAATTGGAAAGAATGACCTCCGTGCGTGTTTCGACTCCGTTGGTCGTCTTGTTACTGACAAGGAACTCGACGATATGTTAAGTGAAGCTCCTGGACCAATCAACTTCACTCAATTACTTAATCTGTTCGCAACTCGCATGTCTGGATCAG GTGCGGATGACGACGAGACAGTAATAGCTGCCTTTAGCACCTTTGATGTAGATGGTAAAATTGATGGTGAAAG ATTGAGGCACGCTTTGATGACTTATGGCGACAAATTTAGCGCGAAGGAAGTCAACGATGCATATGACAATATGTATATTGATGACAAAGGTTTCATCGATACACAAAGTCTTATTGCGATGCTGACTGGTACGGGCGATGAAGAAGAAGATTAA